In Zerene cesonia ecotype Mississippi chromosome 18, Zerene_cesonia_1.1, whole genome shotgun sequence, the following are encoded in one genomic region:
- the LOC119833716 gene encoding uncharacterized protein LOC119833716: MHIILTVFVYALCVSADESEERRSKLPFIADAVGNKIPRPSSVPATVGSPVNLLTPDRYEFYTFDESGELVKRLMTLEEIQAIVAAGEDTDSLVTFANDDRPTIAFNFSEPPYTKVHNVVTNVQNVLKAQMEAHKNNPHLQPTFDTPDVSDSWSLILPSIFGNTGVDIVPEKTSNSFITPETDTIDIDNSNGDYLYAFSKEASNPSHSTVSTESADQSKITSTANQNSKTTPVTTENFATSKPIVSTTSPNISPLITTEKVKESSFSTVKPPSTVTTKVFTNKYSTNANIITSPTDISNPTGIYINGEKNTEKIELTTQVTKTMGGIIDNQDTVFVPISTVTYITERSTKKPTKISSSKPSSSTTLHTTVESGIFLNNNSEAVLTSTHKPQSTSELIPASSSKNPEYDHNNLTTITTQSVSPSTTMSSTEIIPSSHDGMNENVYTKVEDQLPPLFDVAQSISQIASDLGSNLEPLPTTSNMLDANKYNHNNIDIESKENIEIEIPQDTEKANVSDYGNNTISDNYVKVTMLDHSKNTEQNVEKNDEDSSKIQIAEDSTSPTTLSPTELTTVADIEVTTIDPILSESMGDLMSQVVYHNDDIKLPEISVGVKENNKDYQDVTTSIRGTNEIDITTTEMPIEDIITSTETNDISKNEDKKAVLKENVQTSVVKKEISSTTERINKSDDTPTFVPISSSAHDTLLNNTASSINISDYKYINTRVATRPQVPLSEKSDKKQNSNSQTSLFNSQNKTNTSTHTAQSNKKIAVSTLNKNITSYDNKINTVKNIASNENKLNVNKNIASNENKISATENKKVENKLNKLSDIPKMDEFKKKIQKINIDDKELANERNNSWKLIPTVPPPKPHSEVGHKYKPEGFYTPENNADKNILLDFSKENQGLEVTTKDLSEDISQFVELCNKLAFQYWNDISGHIDKKRSFVFSPYAITSMLTMMFMGARGATSGEMNEILKLDDMVTFNPHFTLKNISDSIDISPASGVAVSAFIREIYSDRSKGKILTFYKERAQQFYNGHVEEVNFKLISDIIRRRTNLLVKRYTYGKIIEYMKTNSIVMQPPLAAFSTNIFETDCSGSTVDGRDGEMYFVVSPNVRQRRLVPVPAVVFRSNFLAGYDPVLDATAAALGNTNSVISTLFLMPGQQGNIVHADDLEALEKRLLDSSSSTPAWNRLLRTLLPRVGLELQIPRFSHKSIFNVSSSLKKMGLKDLFDSEHADLAGINGPSKNLYLSDMIQVNSFVTCGESVIGEQHHIEEYPESLEIVEKVQKRRSSRWLNWDEPRDYQRAFHDPHDVGEAMHLPLHLRPRQARLPARNAQPARLKFDRPFLYFVRHNPSGMILYVGRYNPRLLP; encoded by the exons ATGCATATTATACTCACCGTGTTTGTCTACGCATTGTGCGTATCTGCTGATGAAAGCGAAGAGAG GCGATCCAAGCTCCCGTTCATCGCAGATGCAGTTGGTAATAAGATACCACGACCATCGAGTGTACCGGCAACAGTGGGCAGTCCAGTAAATTTATTGACACCCGACAGATATGAATTTTACACTTTTGATGAATCCGGAGAACTTGTCAAAAGATTAATGACCCTTGAAGAAATTCAGGCAATAGTTGCAGCTGGCGAAGATACGGACAGCTTAGTAACTTTTGCTAATGATGATAGACCTACAATTGCGTTTAACTTCAGTGAACCTCCATATACAAAAGTCCACAATGTAGTTACAAATGTACAGAATGTTTTAAAAGCTCAAATGGAAGCACATAAGAATAATCCTCATTTACAACCAACCTTTGATACTCCCGACGTATCAGATTCTTGGAGTTTAATACTACCTTCCATATTTGGCAATACAGGAGTGGATATTGTACCAGAAAAAACTTCCAACTCTTTCATAACACCAGAAACAGATACTATTGATATTGATAATTCTAATGGAGactatttatatgcatttagTAAAGAAGCTAGCAATCCATCACATTCAACGGTTTCCACAGAGTCTGCTGATCAAAGCAAGATAACTTCTACTGCTAATCAAAATTCTAAAACTACACCTGTAACTACAGAAAATTTTGCAACTAGTAAACCAATAGTTTCCACCACATCTCCGAATATTAGTCCGCTTATTACGACTGAAAAAGTTAAAGAATCTTCTTTTTCTACAGTTAAACCTCCGTCTACTGTCACAACGAAAGTATtcactaataaatattcaacgaatgccaatataataacatcgcCAACGGATATCAGCAACCCAActggtatttatattaatggagaaaaaaatacagaaaaaatcGAACTCACAACACaggtaacaaaaacaatggGTGGTATAATTGACAATCAAGATACTGTTTTCGTTCCTATATCGACAGTTACGTACATCACTGAAAGATCTACAAAAAAACCTACTAAAATTTCTTCATCAAAACCGTCAAGCTCTACAACTTTACATACAACGGTTGAATCaggtatatttttgaataataattccGAAGCGGTTTTAACAAGCACACATAAACCACAATCAACATCAGAGCTTATACCTGCATCATCGAGTAAAAATCCAGAATatgatcataataatttaactactATAACAACACAATCTGTTTCACCATCTACGACCATGTCATCAACGGAGATAATTCCTTCTAGCCACGATGGTATGAACGAAAACGTTTATACTAAAGTTGAAGATCAGTTGCCTCCATTATTTGATGTAGCGCAAAGTATAAGTCAAATCGCGTCAGATTTAGGTAGCAACCTTGAACCTTTGCCAACTACAAGCAACATGTTGGATGCAAATAagtataatcataataatatcgaCATAGAGAGCAAAGAAAACATTGAGATTGAAATTCCACAAGATACTGAAAAAGCAAATGTATCCGATTAtggaaataatacaatatctgATAATTACGTTAAAGTTACTATGCTAGATCACTCTAAAAACACTGAACAGAATGTAGAGAAGAATGATGAAGACAGttctaaaatacaaattgcagAAGACTCAACCTCGCCAACTACATTGTCTCCTACAGAACTTACAACAGTTGCCGACATTGAAGTAACTACTATCGATCCTATTTTATCTGAATCAATGGGTGATTTAATGTCACAAGTTGTATATCATAACGATGATATTAAACTACCTGAAATAAGTGTCGGCGTCAAAGAAAACAACAAGGATTATCAGGATGTAACTACGTCTATAAGAGGAACCAATGAAATTGATATCACTACGACTGAAATGCCTATTGAGGATATAATCACATCGACTGAAACGAATGACATCAGTaaaaatgaagataaaaaaGCGGTTCTAAAAGAAAACGTGCAAACTTCAGTTGTGAAGAAAGAAATATCATCTACTACagaaagaataaataagaGTGATGATACGCCTACATTTGTGCCAATATCTTCATCTGCGCATGATACACTACTAAACAATACCGCtagttctataaatatttccgactataaatatatcaatacaaGAGTTGCAACTAGGCCACAAGTTCCATTATCGGAGAAATCTGATAAAAAACAGAACAGCAATTCACAAACAAGTTTATTCAAtagtcaaaataaaacaaacaccaGCACACACACAGCacaatccaataaaaaaattgctgtGTCgactttgaataaaaacattacatctTATGATAACAAGATAAAcacagttaaaaatattgcgtctaatgaaaacaaattaaatgtaaataaaaacattgcgtctaatgaaaataaaataagtgcaacagaaaataaaaaagttgaaaataaattaaataaattatctgatATTCCAAAAATGGATGaattcaaaaagaaaatacagaaaataaacattgatgaTAAGGAATTAGCAAATGAACGAAACAATTCTTGGAAGCTTATACCTACAGTGCCTCCTCCGAAACCACACAGTGAAGTAGgccataaatataaacctgAAGGCTTTTATACTCCAGAAAATAATGcggataaaaacattttattggaCTTTTCTAAAGAGAATCAAGGTTTGGAGGTTACAACTAAAGATTTAAGTGAAGATATTTCACAGTTTGTTGAATTATGTAACAAACTAGCTTTTCAATATTGGAATGATATTTCTGGGCATATAGACAAGAAAAggagttttgttttttcacCTTATGCTATTACATCTATGCTAACTATGATGTTTATGGGCGCCAGAGGAGCTACATCTGgagaaatgaatgaaattttaaagttagaTGATATGGTCACATTTAACCCACATTTCACCTTGAAAAATATATCGGATTCTATAGATATATCACCAGCTTCAGGTGTAGCGGTCTCTGCATTCATAAGAGAAATTTACAGTGACCGTAGCAaaggtaaaatattaactttctACAAAGAAAGAGCTCAACAATTTTACAACGGCCATGTAGAGGAAGTAAACTTCAAATTGATAAGCGATATTATTCGACGAAGAACAAATCTATTAGTGAAAAGATATACTTatggtaaaataatagaatatatgaAAACCAATTCTATAGTTATGCAACCACCACTTGCAGCTTTTTCAACGAATATATTCGAG ACTGATTGCTCGGGTTCAACTGTAGATGGCAGAGATGGAGAGATGTACTTCGTTGTATCGCCAAACGTACGTCAGAGAAGATTAGTTCCTGTACCGGCAGTAGTGTTCCGAAGCAACTTTTTGGCTGGATACGATCCAGTACTAGACGCGACTGCAGCTGCTTTAGGAAATACCAACTCAGTAATAAGTACTTTATTCTTAATGCCTGGTCAGCAAGGCAACATTGTACACGCAGATGATTTGGAAGCTCTTGAGAAAAGATTGCTGGATTCTAGCTCATCTACACCAGCGTGGAATCGTCTATTACGAACATTGCTGCCACGTGTTGGTCTTGAACTTCAAATCCCGAGATTCTCACATAAATCGATATTCAACGTCTCATCTTCTTTGAAAAAAATGGGCTTAAAGGATTTGTTCGATTCAGAACACGCCGACTTAGCTGGTATTAACGGTCCATCTAAAAACCTATACTTGTCGGATATGATTCAAGTTAATTCATTCGTTACATGTGGTGAAAGCGTAATAGGGGAGCAGCATCATATAGAAGAGTATCCTGAATCATTGGAAATAGTAGAGAAGGTACAAAAACGCAGAAGCTCTAGATGGTTAAACTGGGATGAACCAAGGGATTATCAGAGAGCATTCCACGATCCTCATGATGTTGGAGAAGCGATGCATTTACCATTACATTTACGACCAAGGCAAGCTCGCCTACCAGCAAGAAATGCCCAGCCAGCGCGATTAAAATTCGACAGGCCATTCCTATACTTTGTCAGGCACAATCCATCAGGAATGATACTATATGTAGGAAGATACAACCCAAGACTCTTACCTTGA